One Aspergillus oryzae RIB40 DNA, chromosome 2 genomic window carries:
- a CDS encoding uncharacterized protein (TPR repeat), with protein MTAAKAMLDTLHHLLPQAENDYNSYTLGSIHGHNIVVACLPSGVYGTIAASTVISQLCSTFPKIQFGLMVGIGGGVPSTGADIRLGDVVVSKPTPTSCGVIQYDYGKFTHNGRFQRTGSLNKPPRVLLTAISQMQSDNMMGNRPVHGIISRALLKNQAMQEQFSRPQEDLLFHAQYNHQPGALDCSNCDRGKVLARALRPIDDPYIHYGLIASGDQVIKDATTRDTIAQESGMGVLCFEMEAAGLMDQLPSLVIRGICDYCDSHKNKSWQGYAAIVAAAYAKVLLSVVPVHRHHHHKLELHKMKEKAWMVPFRKNTRFIGRESEIAELEGRIENTKGPSKIAICGLGGVGKTQIALELAYRLQSRNSDYSVFWIPCTSHESVEQAYMTLAQIVGIHNVQPAEAKNSVKAFLSQSTGRWLLIFDNADDIDMWIQSCAGNPNPVLVDFLPQSDQGHILFTTRNRKLAVKLASSDVIDISEPDIETASKILGNLLIKKDLLDDSDTTMALIEQLAFLPLAITQAAAYINENDIGFTEYVMLLQEPEPEVIELLSEGFGDGEQYKSANPVATTWLISFQQIQRLSQLAADYLSFMACISPRDIPQSLLPSAISKKKKVEAIGLLKAFSFINEQAEGRLNLHRLVYYATRNWMRKNRQLDSYIRKTADQLNHVFPTEDHTNRKLWRQYLPHAVALISQREFLEQQKVYATFLEKVGMCLYRDGRYGEAEDPVLRAMDINVQILGREHTSTLDSMARLAWIHMKQGRWKDAEQLQVHVLAASKRVLGPKHLDTLASMNDLACTYHEQGRQEESENLQIQALAALKETLGLEHAVTLTSMNNLASVYRYQMRWKEAEDLELQVIKLRKRVLGSDHPDTVTAMNNMALIYQGQERWKEAEALGAQVIEARRMIIGEEHPDTLASMIVLALGYRDQKRWKEAEDLMLKVIKTQKQAIGPEHLDTLNVLEWLASTYWSQGRWRDAEKIYSDLVETHKRVLGPKHPKTVSNMAWLAHIYWHQQRWKDAEELEIHILETRKCVLGPEHPDTLAIMHDLAHTLMKFQQKVGDALALMEQCVSLRDKVLGPDHPDTLRSSHKLSEFKKADHLPDTNQQMSDQVESDQSMREISTALVITAPDTKHINRAKSLATPIRWPFENHPLLIASRKISSVSQGHDLREVD; from the coding sequence ATGACTGCTGCGAAGGCTATGCTGGATACGTTACACCACTTATTACCCCAGGCAGAAAACGATTATAATAGTTATACTCTCGGGAGTATTCATGGTCATAATATTGTGGTGGCCTGTTTACCGTCCGGTGTATATGGAACAATAGCCGCCTCGACGGTAATATCTCAGCTGTGTTCCACTTTCCCAAAAATCCAGTTTGGGCTGATGGTTGGAATCGGAGGGGGAGTTCCTAGTACTGGGGCTGATATTCGCCTTGGCGATGTTGTAGTGAGCAAGCCAACGCCTACCTCCTGTGGTGTTATACAGTATGATTACGGCAAATTCACGCACAATGGACGGTTCCAGCGCACAGGCTCTCTGAACAAACCTCCCCGAGTTCTGTTAACCGCCATCTCTCAGATGCAGAGCGATAATATGATGGGAAACCGACCGGTTCACGGCATAATATCACGTGCCTTGCTCAAGAACCAAGCAATGCAGGAACAGTTCTCTCGACCACAAGAAGATCTATTGTTTCATGCCCAGTATAACCACCAGCCCGGCGCCCTAGACTGTTCCAATTGTGATCGTGGCAAGGTATTAGCTCGTGCTCTGAGACCGATCGATGACCCATACATCCATTACGGTTTAATCGCTTCGGGGGATCAGGTTATAAAGGATGCTACTACCCGCGATACCATTGCGCAAGAGAGTGGCATGGGTGTTCTCTGCTTTGAAATGGAGGCGGCCGGTCTAATGGACCAACTACCTTCTCTTGTGATTCGCGGTATCTGCGATTACTGTGATTCACATAAAAACAAAAGTTGGCAAGGATATGCCGCCATTGTGGCCGCTGCATATGCCAAGGTTCTCTTATCTGTGGTTCCAGTCCaccgccaccatcatcataaGCTGGAATTACataaaatgaaagaaaaagcctgGATGGTCCCATTCAGAAAGAATACACGTTTCATAGGCCGCGAGTCCGAAATTGCAGAACTTGAGGGACGGATAGAGAATACGAAAGGACCGTCCAAGATTGCGATTTGTGGGCTAGGCGGAGTTGGAAAGACCCAAATTGCACTTGAGCTGGCCTACCGTTTACAAAGCAGGAACTCAGACTACTCAGTCTTCTGGATTCCATGTACGAGCCACGAAAGTGTGGAACAAGCATACATGACTCTGGCACAGATAGTAGGCATTCACAATGTACAGCCTGCAGAGGCGAAAAACAGCGTGAAGGCCTTTCTTAGTCAGAGTACGGGGCGGTGGCTTTTAATCTTCGATAATGCGGACGATATAGATATGTGGATCCAAAGCTGCGCCGGTAACCCCAACCCAGTTCTGGTCGATTTTCTGCCTCAGAGTGATCAAGGCCACATTCTATTCACGACTCGGAATCGAAAGCTAGCTGTAAAGCTGGCATCGTCTGATGTAATAGATATTTCCGAGCCCGATATAGAAACTGCCTCGAAAATCCTTGGCAATCTTTTGATTAAGAAAGACTTACTCGATGACAGTGATACAACAATGGCTCTGATCGAACAGCTGgcctttcttcctctggcaATAACCCAGGCAGCAGcatatatcaatgaaaatgaTATTGGATTTACGGAATATGTTATGCTTCTGCAGGAACCGGAGCCAGAGGTGATAGAGCTGCTGAGTGAAGGCTTTGGAGATGGGGAGCAATATAAATCCGCGAACCCCGTTGCTACTACCTGGTTAATCTCGTTTCAACAAATTCAGAGATTGAGCCAGCTAGCAGCGGATTATCTATCATTTATGGCGTGTATAAGCCCCCGCGACATCCCACAGTCATTGCTTCCTTCGGCcatatccaagaagaagaaggttgaagCAATAGGCCTCCTTAAAGCGTTCTCATTCATTAATGAGCAGGCCGAGGGACGCCTGAATCTCCACCGACTCGTATATTATGCAACTCGAAACTGGATGAGAAAGAACCGACAGCTTGACTCATATATTCGGAAAACCGCAGACCAACTCAATCATGTCTTTCCAACTGAAGACCATACTAATCGAAAGTTGTGGAGACAGTATCTACCTCACGCTGTAGCATTGATTAGTCAACGTGAGTTCCTTGAGCAACAGAAAGTATATGCTACATTTCTTGAGAAGGTTGGGATGTGCCTGTATCGGGATGGCAGATATGGTGAAGCCGAAGACCCAGTGCTACGGGCAATGGACATCAACGTACAAATCCTAGGGCGGGAACATACTTCTACCCTTGATAGTATGGCCAGACTTGCGTGGATACACATGAAGCAGGGCCGATGGAAAGACGCAGAACAACTACAAGTACACGTACTGGCGGCTAGTAAGAGAGTTTTAGGACCAAAGCATCTTGATACTCTGGCTAGTATGAATGACTTAGCATGCACATACCATGAACAGGGTCGACAGGAAGAATCAGAAAATCTACAGATACAGGCGCTGGCAGCCCTCAAGGAAACTCTAGGGCTAGAACATGCAGTCACCCTAACAAGTATGAACAATCTAGCTTCTGTATACCGGTACCAGATGCGTTGgaaagaagcggaagacCTTGAGCTGCAAGTTATAAAACTCCGTAAGCGGGTACTAGGTTCGGATCATCCAGACACAGTGACTGCCATGAACAATATGGCACTTATATATCAGGGGCaggaaagatggaaggaggCAGAAGCACTAGGGGCACAGGTAATAGAGGCGCGAAGAATGATAATTGGTGAAGAACATCCTGACACTTTGGCAAGCATGATTGTTCTGGCGTTGGGGTACAGGGACCAGAAACGGTGGAAGGAAGCTGAGGATCTGATGTTGAAAGTGATAAAGACCCAGAAGCAGGCGATCGGACCAGAGCATCTGGACACTCTGAACGTGTTGGAATGGCTAGCATCTACATACTGGAGCCAGGGACGATGGAGGGATGCAGAGAAAATATATTCCGATCTGGTGGAAACACACAAGCGCGTGCTAGGGCCCAAACACCCCAAGACTGTGAGCAACATGGCCTGGCTAGCGCACATATACTGGCACCAACAGCGGTGGAAGGATGCagaggagctggagatccATATCCTAGAGACCCGCAAGTGTGTACTAGGGCCAGAGCATCCAGACACATTGGCCATTATGCACGATCTAGCCCATACCTTGATGAAGTTTCAACAGAAGGTTGGGGATgctttggctttgatggAACAGTGTGTTTCGCTCCGAGATAAGGTATTAGGGCCTGATCATCCAGATACGCTACGCTCCTCCCATAAACTTAGTGAATTCAAAAAAGCAGATCACTTACCAGATACAAACCAACAGATGTCTGATCAAGTGGAAAGTGATCAATCTATGAGAGAAATCTCCACAGCTCTGGTGATCACTGCACCAGATACCAAGCACATTAACCGGGCCAAAAGTTTAGCGACCCCTATAAGATGGCCATTCGAAAACCACCCTCTCCTCATTGCTTCCAGAAAAATTTCATCTGTATCCCAAGGTCACGACTTACGAGAGGTTGATTAA